TTTAGAGGGGAAGAATCGGGAATACAAGGGACAAGCAACGAAATTCTTTCAGGAGGTATGCAAAATGTATAAAGTTCAAACAGCGGAAAATGTGGTAGAGGTAAAAAAAGAAATCGAAGCTCTGGCAAGCGAAGGCTTTTCAAAAGATGAAATCTACGTATTTGCCCACGACAAACACCGTTCCGAGCATATTACAGAAGCGACTGATACAGACTCCCCTGGACTGAAAGAGCAAGGCATCATCGAATCACTCGGCAACCTGTTCAACCGGCGCGGGGATGAGCTCAGAACCAAGATGAAAGCGGTCGGGCTGAACCAGGCGGAAGCCGATGCTTATGAAGAAGAATTGGATAAAGGAAAGCTTGTCATCGTCGCCTCCAAGGAAGCGACCGATAATGACGCTAAACCTTACTGACCTTACGGGGACGTCGAAAGAGATTCTTTCGGCGTCTTTTTCCTATAGGAAACGATGGAATTTGTATTTCCATGGGGGTTATTATATCCTTTAGTCAGACTTTTAGCATGTTAACAAGCTATTTTCATAGGAGGAATTTAACGATGACATTGAAGAAAACCCTGACGATTGCCGGGTCCGATACAAGCGGCGGCGCCGGGATCCAAGCCGACCTGAAGACCTTCCAGGAGCACGGCGTTTACGGTATGACAGCCCTCACTACGGTCGTGACGATGGATCCCCACAATCATTGGCATCATAACGTTCATCCACTAGCTATCGATACGTTGGAAGCACAATTGGAAACCGTCCTTTCTGTCGGCATCGACGCCATGAAGACAGGGATGCTCGGAACAGTCGAAATCATTGAACTTGCCGCGAAGAAAATCGATGAATTCGGTTTGAATCAGGTCGTCGTTGACCCGGTCATGGTATGTAAAGGGGAAGATGAAGTCCTGAATCCGGAGACGACGGTCGCGATGAGAGAGCACCTTCTCAAGCGTGCCACAGTCGTGACGCCTAATCTGTTCGAAGCAGGTCAGCTTGCTGAGACCGGTCCGATCAAGACCATCGACGATATGAAGACAGCTGCCAAGCGAATCCACGAATTGGGCGCAAGCAATGTCGTCATCAAAGGTGGAAAGCAGCTGCAGCATGACAAAGCACTGGACCTCTTCTACGATGGAAATGAATTCATCCTGCTCGAAGAAGAAAAGGTAGACACCACGTACAACCACGGAGCAGGCTGTACATTTGCGGCAGCCATCACGTCGAACCTTGCAAACGGACAAGACGTAAAAGAAGCAGTCCAAAACGCCAAAACCTTCGTCACAGCAGCCATCAAACACGGCTTCAAGCTGAACGAATACGTCGGCCCCGTCATGCACGGAGCATACAACGCATTAGAAAAATAACCAACAACCCGGTGCCAGGCACTGAACTCCCCGTTCAATGCCCGGCACCTTTCCCTTCATGGGGACGGACCTCTGAAAAATCCCTTTCCCCACTGAATTCATCACCATCATCCACTCCCCTCACCTCAATCATACTTTTCGCAATCACTCATGAATTTTAGTAAGATAGTACATAATGGTTAAGAGTCTTTTCTGTACTTAAGGAGGAAAAAGAATGGAACCGATCAAAATGGCCGATGTGCAGGGCTTCATCAACAAGCTTGCACAACAGGACGTTTATATACATTTGGAAACAACGAACGGAGCCTATGCTTCTCACTTCAACGAAGGCTTCTTTTCTGCCGGAGCTTACATACGGAATGGAAAAGTCAACTATGAGCACGGAAAGATCATCGGGGACGGACCTTACCGTGTCGGCCTGAAGATCGAACTAGGCTGGATTTATGCTGAAGGGCTGACTCATTATGAATTCGATGAATACGGACGCCTCCTGCTTGCAGGACATGGCGGGGACGGAAAGCTCGCCGTTGCACTGGAGATCAGTCCGAC
The nucleotide sequence above comes from Bacillus sp. KH172YL63. Encoded proteins:
- a CDS encoding general stress protein; protein product: MYKVQTAENVVEVKKEIEALASEGFSKDEIYVFAHDKHRSEHITEATDTDSPGLKEQGIIESLGNLFNRRGDELRTKMKAVGLNQAEADAYEEELDKGKLVIVASKEATDNDAKPY
- the pdxK gene encoding pyridoxine/pyridoxal/pyridoxamine kinase translates to MTLKKTLTIAGSDTSGGAGIQADLKTFQEHGVYGMTALTTVVTMDPHNHWHHNVHPLAIDTLEAQLETVLSVGIDAMKTGMLGTVEIIELAAKKIDEFGLNQVVVDPVMVCKGEDEVLNPETTVAMREHLLKRATVVTPNLFEAGQLAETGPIKTIDDMKTAAKRIHELGASNVVIKGGKQLQHDKALDLFYDGNEFILLEEEKVDTTYNHGAGCTFAAAITSNLANGQDVKEAVQNAKTFVTAAIKHGFKLNEYVGPVMHGAYNALEK
- a CDS encoding YojF family protein, with amino-acid sequence MEPIKMADVQGFINKLAQQDVYIHLETTNGAYASHFNEGFFSAGAYIRNGKVNYEHGKIIGDGPYRVGLKIELGWIYAEGLTHYEFDEYGRLLLAGHGGDGKLAVALEISPTPFA